Proteins from one Polymorphobacter megasporae genomic window:
- a CDS encoding DcrB-related protein, translating into MLYRMHEATFEIADELHDQTVGLFTLTPSGPSPFNIVITRMTVAAGTSLKDHVGHELDTLAQTLKDYELLWRREYEIDGRPAEITGARLAGGEGFLDQRQVFTLIGQQSLTITASANGAFTAEQLLILDRLVETFRFAG; encoded by the coding sequence ATGCTCTACCGCATGCACGAGGCAACCTTCGAGATCGCCGACGAGCTTCACGATCAGACCGTCGGGCTGTTCACGCTGACGCCGTCCGGGCCGAGCCCGTTCAACATCGTCATTACGCGGATGACGGTGGCGGCAGGAACTTCGCTGAAGGATCACGTCGGGCACGAACTCGACACCCTCGCGCAGACCTTGAAGGATTACGAACTGCTGTGGCGGCGCGAATACGAGATCGACGGTCGACCGGCCGAGATCACCGGCGCACGCCTCGCCGGAGGTGAGGGGTTTTTGGACCAGCGGCAGGTGTTCACGCTCATCGGCCAGCAGTCGTTGACCATCACGGCCAGCGCCAATGGCGCCTTTACCGCCGAGCAGCTGCTAATTCTTGACCGCCTCGTCGAGACGTTCCGGTTCGCCGGTTAG
- a CDS encoding GH-E family nuclease translates to MGALAGAAIAAVCATGGLAAVAIAAAGGAGLGGVLGEFVGGFSTYDAGSIVKASEDADTNHVGAARATDDVACDDHGNQKIAEGSKLVHIDGLPAARIGDRTTCGAEISTASDDTNIGGPKEQLLAIDPEVPLAAELIVGALGLIGGVGAIAMAAKGLKLLMAARLAAGLAGGAGFGYEGNKVGGRLFGEGSRGQRQFALGSGLLGGALSSGAAGGRLDPFNYRVKVDPNALGMNGGNAHLQYMGDYARPSGFRTGVRDEVWNSAKTTDGTVIDPVSSKPMDPDDPWDMGHKPGYEFRKHQVSAADRGISRQQFLDEYNNPDHYRPELPSSNRGHSGEDDTDTYLGD, encoded by the coding sequence ATGGGCGCGCTGGCCGGCGCGGCGATCGCGGCGGTATGCGCGACCGGCGGCCTCGCCGCGGTGGCCATAGCCGCCGCCGGCGGGGCCGGACTTGGCGGCGTCCTCGGTGAATTCGTCGGGGGCTTCTCGACCTACGATGCCGGCTCGATCGTTAAGGCAAGCGAGGATGCGGACACCAATCACGTCGGTGCCGCGCGGGCGACCGACGACGTCGCCTGCGACGATCACGGAAACCAGAAGATCGCCGAGGGAAGCAAGCTCGTCCACATCGACGGCCTACCGGCTGCCCGCATCGGCGACCGGACCACCTGCGGCGCGGAGATCTCGACCGCGTCTGACGACACCAACATCGGCGGACCGAAGGAGCAGCTCCTCGCCATCGACCCGGAAGTTCCGCTCGCCGCCGAACTGATCGTCGGCGCACTCGGTCTGATCGGCGGCGTCGGCGCCATTGCCATGGCGGCGAAGGGGCTCAAGCTGCTGATGGCCGCGCGCCTGGCGGCTGGGCTCGCTGGTGGAGCCGGCTTCGGATACGAAGGCAACAAGGTGGGGGGTAGGCTCTTCGGAGAAGGCTCGCGCGGTCAGCGCCAGTTCGCCCTTGGCAGCGGTCTTCTCGGCGGCGCTCTGTCATCAGGCGCCGCCGGGGGCCGGCTTGACCCCTTCAACTACCGCGTCAAGGTCGATCCCAACGCGCTCGGCATGAACGGAGGCAACGCCCATCTCCAATACATGGGCGATTACGCCCGACCGTCGGGCTTCCGCACTGGCGTAAGGGACGAGGTCTGGAATAGCGCGAAGACGACAGATGGGACCGTCATCGATCCGGTGAGCAGCAAGCCCATGGATCCAGACGATCCTTGGGACATGGGTCACAAGCCCGGCTACGAGTTCCGCAAGCATCAGGTCTCGGCCGCCGATCGGGGCATCTCGCGTCAGCAGTTCCTCGACGAATACAACAACCCCGACCACTATCGGCCGGAACTGCCGTCCTCCAACCGCGGCCACAGCGGCGAGGACGACACCGACACCTACCTTGGAGATTGA
- a CDS encoding suppressor of fused domain protein, translating into MEVPISHKTLARYLKSALGGDGVKVVTYWDEAEKSSIAILSASDSPTTGVTTHATIGLSDVDIETSVGDAPLRVELLIAARDEFTDTANILSTCAFNVMNSGAPLLPDSVHIDAVGMYLKNTAMRHVMLYDPFLWNLETQRLPDRTVAWLLALPISESERIYGATRGASALAELFQQMQIDVFDLERAAAV; encoded by the coding sequence ATGGAAGTCCCGATCAGTCACAAGACGCTCGCCAGATACCTGAAATCGGCATTGGGCGGCGACGGCGTGAAGGTCGTCACCTACTGGGACGAGGCGGAGAAGTCGTCGATCGCGATACTATCCGCATCGGATAGCCCGACAACCGGAGTGACGACCCATGCCACGATCGGCCTGTCCGACGTCGACATCGAGACTTCGGTCGGAGATGCGCCTCTGCGGGTCGAGCTGTTGATTGCGGCGCGGGACGAGTTCACCGATACGGCGAATATTCTCTCCACATGCGCCTTCAATGTCATGAACTCCGGCGCGCCTTTGCTGCCGGACTCCGTGCACATCGATGCAGTCGGCATGTATTTGAAGAACACGGCGATGCGGCACGTGATGCTATACGATCCCTTCCTTTGGAATTTGGAGACGCAGCGTCTGCCGGATCGGACCGTTGCGTGGCTGCTCGCGTTGCCGATATCTGAAAGTGAAAGGATATACGGCGCGACCCGAGGCGCGTCGGCTCTCGCCGAACTGTTTCAGCAGATGCAGATCGACGTCTTCGACCTCGAACGCGCCGCCGCAGTGTGA
- a CDS encoding LytTR family DNA-binding domain-containing protein: MADTSLRFPRARGTGFRPLLRHGSDYGFQLLCDQFPAIGPFVQHWNPVKRCRPDLPSQPPSDLAQLCDRLADRALVPAVVSPGRGFPDHRRHGAHRVSSAGLVRTHRSWLANTRHVRSITPAGSGDCRLDLGQNVIVPLSRRYPSVLVSLKGWRVVDLW, from the coding sequence GTGGCAGATACTTCGCTACGCTTTCCCCGCGCTCGAGGTACGGGTTTTCGCCCGCTTCTCCGGCACGGCAGCGACTATGGATTCCAGCTGCTGTGCGACCAGTTCCCGGCAATCGGGCCGTTCGTGCAGCACTGGAATCCTGTCAAGCGGTGCCGGCCGGACCTGCCCTCGCAGCCGCCTTCAGACCTTGCCCAGCTTTGTGATCGCCTCGCGGACAGGGCGCTCGTTCCTGCAGTAGTCAGCCCAGGCCGAGGATTTCCGGATCACCGCCGGCACGGTGCGCACCGTGTATCTTCGGCAGGCCTCGTCCGCACGCATCGATCTTGGTTGGCCAACACACGCCACGTCCGCAGCATCACGCCGGCCGGTTCAGGAGATTGTCGCCTCGATCTGGGCCAGAACGTCATCGTACCGCTCTCGCGACGCTACCCGTCCGTTCTCGTGAGCCTGAAAGGCTGGCGTGTTGTGGACTTGTGGTGA
- a CDS encoding Fic family protein, with amino-acid sequence MGEWPSQSVNDFHDLPLAEAGTPAGYAALISRYDLAVPLPARLTAIAQRHHPVSTDRWLMQTPRHAPGNDLAEQLTHALRYEGVDLAVLSALFGVIDPADIAAIVAAAPTGAYARRIWFLYEWQTGLRLHVPDAGKIRLVPAINAVQQLALAEGEPSPRHRVLNNLPGTPAFCPMVRRTPTIDAYVARAFDVRVRETVGRIRRDLLARAAAFLLLNDSKSSFAIEGERPSGDRATRWGQAIAQAGTRSLSIAEFDRLQRIVIGDPRFVRLGLRDEGGFVGVHDRDTNMPVPDHISARPQDLESLLGGLIEYVERTARGRSDPVAAAACAAFGFVYIHPYVDGNGRLHRWLIHHALALAAFNPPGLIFPISVAIYRRIDEYRRVLQSYSAPLLPLIRWQPTADGNVQVLNDTADYYRYFDATAHVEFLYACVEQTIERDMPEEIRFLEAFDRFSDRIQQIVDMPAAQVELLRGFLAQNDGLLSQRGRTKEFAALADEEVAQIEVIYAEMFAAEG; translated from the coding sequence ATGGGTGAATGGCCCTCACAGTCAGTGAATGATTTTCACGATCTCCCGCTTGCGGAGGCTGGTACGCCTGCGGGCTATGCCGCGTTGATCTCGCGCTATGACCTCGCCGTTCCCTTGCCCGCGCGGTTGACCGCGATTGCGCAGCGCCATCATCCGGTCTCGACGGACCGCTGGTTGATGCAGACCCCACGCCATGCGCCCGGCAACGACCTCGCTGAGCAACTCACACATGCGCTGCGGTATGAGGGCGTCGATCTTGCCGTGCTCTCGGCGCTGTTCGGAGTGATCGACCCTGCGGATATCGCAGCGATCGTGGCGGCGGCGCCGACCGGTGCTTATGCCCGCCGGATCTGGTTTCTCTATGAATGGCAGACCGGTCTTCGCCTCCATGTTCCCGACGCCGGCAAGATCAGACTGGTCCCGGCAATCAACGCAGTGCAGCAGCTTGCACTGGCTGAAGGCGAGCCATCGCCGCGCCACCGCGTGCTTAACAACCTGCCAGGTACACCCGCCTTTTGCCCGATGGTTCGCCGTACACCGACCATCGACGCATATGTGGCACGCGCCTTCGACGTTCGCGTACGAGAGACGGTCGGCCGCATCCGCCGCGATCTGCTGGCCCGCGCTGCCGCCTTTCTGCTGCTGAACGATTCTAAGTCGTCCTTTGCCATCGAGGGCGAGCGTCCGTCAGGCGATCGGGCAACGCGATGGGGCCAGGCAATCGCCCAGGCCGGCACGCGATCCTTAAGCATTGCGGAATTTGACAGGTTGCAACGCATCGTCATTGGCGATCCCCGGTTCGTCCGGCTGGGTTTACGCGATGAAGGCGGGTTCGTCGGCGTCCATGATCGCGATACCAACATGCCGGTCCCCGATCATATCAGCGCCAGGCCGCAGGATCTCGAGTCCCTGCTCGGTGGCCTGATCGAGTATGTCGAGCGGACGGCGCGTGGGCGGTCGGATCCGGTCGCCGCTGCTGCCTGCGCCGCGTTCGGATTTGTCTATATCCATCCTTATGTCGACGGAAACGGCCGCCTTCACCGCTGGCTCATCCACCACGCGCTCGCGCTTGCCGCGTTCAACCCGCCGGGGCTGATCTTCCCGATAAGTGTTGCGATTTACCGGCGGATCGATGAGTATCGCCGAGTGTTGCAGAGTTATTCGGCCCCCCTGCTGCCGCTCATCCGATGGCAGCCCACCGCCGATGGCAATGTCCAGGTCCTCAACGATACCGCCGACTATTATCGCTATTTCGATGCGACCGCGCATGTCGAATTCCTCTACGCCTGTGTCGAGCAGACGATCGAGCGAGATATGCCGGAAGAGATCCGGTTCCTCGAAGCCTTTGATCGGTTCAGCGACCGCATCCAGCAGATCGTCGATATGCCGGCCGCGCAGGTCGAACTCCTGCGTGGTTTTCTCGCGCAGAACGATGGTCTCTTGTCGCAGCGGGGCCGGACGAAGGAATTTGCGGCGCTCGCCGATGAAGAAGTTGCTCAGATCGAGGTCATCTACGCGGAGATGTTCGCCGCCGAGGGATAA
- a CDS encoding zincin-like metallopeptidase domain-containing protein gives MRRCRPTLLAQVDGLPDRFSSSASIAVELGSSQEEAHRAEIDAFIAGTGAAIVHGGNEACYYPSFDTIHLPQSAAFDTYADYGATAAHELTHWTGHPSRLDRDLANRFGSDAYAAEELVAELGSALLGADLGLPVTHLDNHASYIDHWLRILRADERALMTAAARAEEAATFLLARAGRAPGTTDDADGEPGDTASPDERAYAPLALTARHAAL, from the coding sequence ATGAGACGTTGCCGGCCTACCCTACTCGCGCAGGTCGACGGGCTTCCCGACCGATTTTCGTCATCTGCGTCCATCGCGGTCGAACTTGGCAGTTCGCAGGAGGAGGCCCATCGCGCCGAGATCGACGCATTCATCGCCGGCACTGGCGCCGCAATCGTCCACGGCGGCAACGAGGCATGCTACTATCCGAGCTTCGACACGATCCACCTGCCACAGTCCGCGGCGTTCGACACCTACGCCGATTACGGCGCGACGGCAGCGCACGAGCTGACGCACTGGACGGGGCACCCAAGCCGCCTCGACCGCGACCTCGCCAACCGGTTCGGCAGCGATGCCTACGCTGCCGAGGAGCTCGTCGCCGAGCTCGGCTCGGCCCTGCTCGGCGCCGACCTCGGCCTGCCGGTCACCCACCTCGACAATCACGCCAGCTATATCGACCATTGGCTGCGCATCCTGCGCGCCGACGAGCGCGCGCTCATGACCGCAGCGGCCCGCGCCGAAGAAGCTGCGACCTTCCTTCTCGCCCGCGCCGGTCGCGCACCCGGCACCACCGATGATGCCGACGGCGAGCCAGGCGACACGGCCTCGCCCGATGAGCGTGCCTACGCGCCGCTCGCGCTCACTGCACGCCATGCCGCGTTATGA
- a CDS encoding reverse transcriptase/maturase family protein, with product MKSPLLWEHAYQKIAPNKGAMTPGVDGETFDGFSPEKVSSIIDRLADGSYRPKPVRRVYIPKANGKKRPLGVPTTEDKLVQEVVRTLLEEIYEPLFSQHSHGFRTRRSCHTALESIRAQWTGVKWLIDVDVVGFFDNIDHDVLIGLLERRIADRRFVRLVRGLLKAGYIEDWVYHRTYSGTPQGGVVSPMLANIYLHELDLFVQERIASFTKGDKRARSKDSRRIGLRTCYLRKQLDAKRAKGHADPQKIDSMLEEIGRLKAERATVPASDALDPNYRRLRYCRYADDFLIGVTGSKAEARQLMDEVRVFLADTLKLEISAEKSGIRKATDGARFLGYQVCTSTNRNPHKAIFSGRPTLRRGLADRLRLRVPRDRVVRFVNDKGWGDYEAFQPRGRPELRFASDVEIVLAYNAQWRGFANYYALADDVKRKLNKGGYFALFSCVKTIASKHRTSVRSVFARMRRGTDFFIRFEVGDEARAIKLWQLKDLRQHVRTWGGIDIPRSTQFVFSRTELVERLNARQCERCGREDLPCEVHHVRRIAEMAHAGLSRSMRAARQRKRAVLCVPCHNAVHAGQPTDRQRRIARSRGEPDALKGARPVRRGAEQCSQ from the coding sequence ATGAAAAGCCCGCTCCTATGGGAGCATGCTTATCAAAAGATCGCGCCTAATAAGGGGGCGATGACGCCGGGTGTTGACGGAGAGACGTTCGACGGCTTTTCGCCGGAGAAGGTCTCGTCGATCATCGACCGGCTGGCGGATGGAAGCTATCGACCAAAGCCGGTACGTCGGGTTTACATTCCGAAAGCCAACGGCAAGAAACGGCCGCTTGGCGTGCCGACCACGGAGGACAAGCTCGTCCAGGAAGTGGTGCGGACGCTGCTTGAAGAAATCTATGAACCGCTGTTCTCACAGCACTCTCATGGATTTAGAACGAGGCGTTCGTGCCATACGGCGTTGGAGTCAATCCGCGCCCAATGGACGGGGGTGAAGTGGCTGATCGACGTTGATGTTGTCGGATTTTTTGACAACATCGATCATGATGTTCTGATCGGTTTGCTGGAAAGACGGATTGCGGATCGGCGCTTTGTGCGTCTCGTCCGCGGCTTGTTGAAGGCAGGCTATATCGAGGACTGGGTCTATCATCGGACCTACAGTGGCACACCGCAGGGTGGGGTCGTCTCCCCGATGCTGGCTAATATCTACCTGCACGAACTCGATTTGTTCGTGCAGGAGCGGATCGCCAGCTTTACCAAGGGGGACAAACGCGCGCGGTCGAAAGACAGCAGGCGTATAGGCCTACGAACTTGCTACCTTCGGAAGCAACTGGATGCTAAGCGTGCCAAAGGGCATGCTGACCCCCAGAAGATCGACTCCATGTTGGAGGAGATAGGTCGGCTTAAAGCAGAACGGGCGACCGTTCCGGCATCCGACGCCCTTGACCCAAACTATCGGAGACTGCGATACTGTCGCTACGCCGATGACTTTCTCATCGGGGTGACCGGCAGCAAGGCGGAAGCTCGCCAGCTCATGGACGAGGTCAGGGTTTTCCTGGCCGATACTCTAAAGCTGGAAATCTCTGCTGAGAAAAGCGGAATCCGAAAAGCGACGGACGGGGCGCGGTTCCTTGGATATCAGGTCTGCACCAGCACCAACCGTAACCCGCATAAGGCGATCTTCAGTGGTCGTCCGACATTGCGGCGCGGCTTGGCGGATCGGTTGCGGCTCCGAGTTCCAAGAGATCGGGTTGTCCGGTTCGTCAACGACAAGGGTTGGGGGGATTATGAAGCCTTCCAACCCCGTGGCCGACCTGAACTGCGCTTCGCGAGCGATGTGGAGATCGTTCTCGCCTACAATGCACAATGGCGCGGCTTTGCGAACTATTATGCCCTTGCCGACGATGTGAAGCGCAAGCTGAATAAAGGCGGCTACTTCGCCCTGTTCTCTTGCGTCAAAACCATCGCTTCGAAGCATCGGACATCGGTTCGCAGTGTCTTCGCGAGAATGCGGCGTGGGACAGACTTCTTCATACGCTTCGAGGTGGGAGACGAAGCCCGAGCGATCAAGCTGTGGCAGTTGAAGGACCTTCGGCAGCACGTCCGAACGTGGGGAGGGATAGACATACCCCGGTCCACCCAGTTCGTGTTCAGCAGAACGGAGTTAGTCGAACGGCTCAACGCGCGTCAGTGCGAGCGTTGCGGTCGTGAAGATCTTCCCTGCGAAGTCCATCACGTCCGCCGGATCGCTGAGATGGCGCATGCCGGGTTGTCTCGCTCCATGCGAGCAGCACGACAGCGCAAGCGCGCGGTTCTCTGCGTGCCTTGTCACAACGCCGTCCACGCCGGACAACCAACCGACCGCCAACGGCGGATAGCACGCAGTCGTGGAGAGCCGGATGCGCTGAAAGGTGCACGTCCGGTTCGGAGGGGGGCCGAGCAATGTTCTCAATGA
- a CDS encoding ArdC-like ssDNA-binding domain-containing protein, protein MKPAPTRVARTRAETSSPAKLITDAIIARLEAGVSPWRRTWALSRGHSGRPMRACGQPYRGINALWLWVVADTNGYVSPTWMTYRQAAELGGQVRKGERSTIAVFYKTYLARDTASVADTNDGDEDRTRRIMKSYNVFNGAP, encoded by the coding sequence ATGAAGCCAGCCCCCACCCGTGTCGCTCGCACCCGCGCCGAGACAAGTAGTCCAGCAAAGCTGATCACCGACGCAATTATCGCTCGGCTCGAAGCCGGGGTGAGCCCGTGGCGGCGCACATGGGCACTGTCACGCGGCCATAGCGGCCGACCGATGCGCGCGTGCGGACAACCGTACCGCGGCATCAACGCGCTGTGGCTGTGGGTCGTCGCCGACACCAACGGCTATGTCAGCCCGACGTGGATGACGTACCGTCAGGCAGCCGAACTCGGCGGCCAGGTCCGCAAGGGCGAGCGCAGCACGATCGCGGTGTTCTATAAGACCTATCTCGCCCGCGACACCGCCAGCGTCGCTGACACGAACGACGGTGACGAAGACCGCACCCGTCGCATTATGAAATCCTACAACGTGTTCAATGGTGCGCCGTAA
- a CDS encoding DUF7146 domain-containing protein, producing the protein MAVTIHARACPRRSLVVNRATVSHVELEQQARSIVDQLGGKWTARGGMCRCPAHDDSSPSLSVRLGDTTLLVHCFAGCNAIDVLKELRALDSGGVKTSHERQRVEPYNLQPLAERLWIGARTLSGSPAAIYLESRGLVSRSAQIRFHPRVQLGSGADAAFHPAMVAAVRDDSGLVAVHRTFLNSGTGSKAAFDNPKRLLAVPGAGAVRIGVATRVLGLAEGIETALAASKIHCIPVWAVLGNERFGLVTIPPRVERLVILADNDAGGARAAQLALDGQHSDGRTIDVIWPPSAHNDWADVLMAGRGEGAAPD; encoded by the coding sequence ATGGCTGTCACGATTCACGCTCGAGCTTGCCCGCGCCGGAGTCTGGTCGTGAACCGTGCGACCGTCTCCCATGTTGAGCTTGAACAACAAGCTCGTTCAATCGTCGACCAGCTCGGCGGAAAATGGACGGCGCGCGGCGGCATGTGCCGCTGCCCGGCACACGACGACAGTAGTCCGAGCCTGTCGGTCAGACTCGGCGACACCACGCTGCTCGTCCACTGCTTCGCCGGCTGCAACGCGATCGATGTCCTGAAGGAGCTACGAGCGCTCGACAGCGGTGGTGTCAAGACGAGCCACGAGCGGCAGCGCGTCGAGCCCTACAATCTGCAGCCGCTTGCCGAGCGATTGTGGATCGGCGCCCGCACCCTATCAGGATCACCCGCCGCAATCTATCTTGAGTCGCGCGGCCTCGTCTCGCGGAGCGCCCAAATCCGCTTTCACCCCCGCGTTCAGCTCGGGAGCGGCGCGGACGCCGCCTTTCACCCGGCGATGGTCGCCGCCGTTCGAGATGATAGCGGGCTCGTTGCCGTCCACCGGACGTTCCTCAACAGCGGAACTGGATCCAAGGCCGCTTTCGATAACCCCAAACGACTGCTCGCGGTGCCCGGTGCCGGTGCGGTGCGCATCGGTGTGGCCACTCGCGTGCTCGGCCTCGCCGAGGGCATTGAGACCGCCCTGGCTGCCAGCAAAATCCACTGCATCCCGGTGTGGGCGGTGCTCGGCAACGAGCGCTTTGGCTTGGTTACAATCCCGCCGCGTGTTGAACGCCTCGTCATCCTCGCCGACAACGACGCCGGCGGCGCGCGCGCCGCGCAACTCGCACTTGATGGCCAACACAGCGATGGACGGACAATCGATGTTATCTGGCCACCTTCGGCGCACAATGACTGGGCGGACGTGCTGATGGCCGGGAGAGGGGAGGGGGCTGCGCCGGATTGA
- a CDS encoding lytic transglycosylase domain-containing protein: MSCAKRPAAPHRGLAAATIAGRLAYWPLVRDAECRHALPAGLLDALVMQESRYRPSEVSAAGAGGLTQLMPQTANDLGVIDRFDPAANIEGGARYLRSMIDRYQSVPLALAAYNAGRGAVDRWRGIPLNHETPSYVEKILGYFNEVTPAPQLNLPALVSHAVSMSFELHTQY, from the coding sequence TTGAGTTGCGCGAAACGGCCAGCTGCGCCGCATCGTGGGCTTGCGGCAGCGACGATTGCCGGTCGCTTAGCGTACTGGCCGCTGGTCCGCGACGCCGAGTGCCGCCACGCGCTGCCCGCCGGGCTGCTCGACGCTTTGGTAATGCAGGAATCGCGTTACCGACCGTCCGAGGTCAGCGCCGCCGGTGCCGGCGGACTGACGCAGCTGATGCCGCAAACCGCAAATGACCTCGGCGTTATCGACCGCTTCGATCCGGCCGCGAATATCGAAGGCGGTGCGCGTTATTTGCGATCGATGATCGACCGCTACCAATCCGTGCCGCTCGCCCTTGCCGCGTACAATGCCGGACGCGGTGCGGTCGATCGCTGGCGCGGTATCCCGCTCAACCATGAGACGCCGAGCTATGTCGAGAAGATACTCGGCTACTTCAATGAGGTTACACCGGCCCCGCAGCTAAACTTGCCGGCGCTCGTATCGCATGCCGTGTCGATGTCATTTGAGCTACACACGCAATATTGA
- a CDS encoding replication protein RepA, giving the protein MQFELPIGQRYARQLTVTDPPALRLEAQRAGHTLIFDAMRAVNDADLVPAYLHSALCAMSLPARRPKDEMAPIIRQDGRYTLAITPKPVLRRIDGEMTLQSLGVPFGSYPRVILIYIMSEAVRTGSRDVYLGGSFAEWLRRLGYEKATHGSRGTASLLRGQLERLLACEWMIRWDDNASDDAAFAVKEVKLANEYAGLRGKDGQFIKEIRLADAFFEHLREHAVPLNEAAIRELKNNPTALDLYTYFAYRLQRISGDRPQLLSWQQLACHLGNATESPRKFRSTIRQSWDLVSGVYPNAHIDLNGPVIKMWSSPPPVEKRLVGPHLHLVKPPQEVTYESGKADIILTPIAVPQPPVLPAAFPSGSLSFGGDAERLFRQIAREHGGGYDVDSIAGAYRNQVGEKLPMLSGPRLEKSFRMFCVSYAERRGPV; this is encoded by the coding sequence ATGCAATTTGAACTGCCGATCGGACAGCGTTATGCTCGGCAACTCACGGTAACGGATCCGCCAGCGCTTCGTCTCGAGGCACAGCGAGCCGGCCATACGTTGATTTTCGATGCGATGCGCGCCGTCAACGACGCCGATCTCGTACCCGCCTATCTGCATTCGGCGCTGTGTGCCATGTCGCTGCCCGCACGTCGTCCAAAAGACGAGATGGCGCCAATCATTCGCCAGGACGGTCGATATACGCTTGCGATCACACCAAAGCCTGTCTTGCGCCGCATTGACGGCGAGATGACGCTGCAAAGCCTCGGGGTGCCATTCGGGTCTTACCCTCGCGTGATCCTTATTTACATCATGTCAGAAGCAGTTCGTACCGGATCGCGCGACGTCTATCTTGGCGGTAGCTTCGCCGAATGGTTGCGCCGACTCGGCTATGAAAAGGCGACGCACGGCTCACGGGGTACCGCCAGTCTGCTTCGGGGCCAGTTAGAGCGCTTGTTGGCCTGTGAGTGGATGATCCGCTGGGACGACAATGCCTCGGACGACGCGGCCTTTGCGGTCAAGGAGGTTAAGCTGGCGAATGAGTATGCTGGCTTGAGGGGGAAGGACGGACAGTTCATCAAGGAAATCCGTCTCGCCGATGCGTTCTTCGAACATCTGCGCGAACACGCTGTCCCGCTCAATGAGGCAGCAATCCGAGAGTTGAAGAACAATCCAACCGCGCTCGATCTCTACACCTACTTTGCCTATCGTCTTCAACGCATCAGTGGCGATCGCCCCCAGCTCTTGTCCTGGCAACAACTCGCGTGCCACCTCGGGAACGCGACCGAATCGCCGCGCAAATTTCGCAGCACGATCCGGCAAAGTTGGGATCTCGTATCAGGCGTATATCCAAACGCGCATATCGATCTCAATGGACCGGTCATCAAAATGTGGAGTTCACCGCCACCGGTCGAGAAACGTCTTGTCGGGCCGCACCTGCACCTCGTCAAACCTCCACAAGAAGTGACTTATGAGAGCGGCAAGGCGGATATCATCCTGACCCCAATTGCTGTTCCTCAACCGCCAGTACTGCCCGCGGCATTTCCGAGCGGCTCGTTGTCCTTTGGCGGCGACGCGGAGCGTCTGTTTCGTCAGATCGCACGCGAACATGGCGGTGGTTACGACGTCGACTCGATCGCAGGTGCGTATCGCAACCAAGTTGGCGAGAAGCTGCCGATGCTGTCAGGCCCGCGTCTGGAGAAATCCTTTCGGATGTTCTGCGTCAGTTATGCCGAGCGACGCGGACCGGTATAG